The genomic region AGTGCTGCCACAACCGGCTGAAGCAGTTCCGCGCCCTGGCCACCCGCTACGACAAGCGAGGCTGGAACTACCGCGCCATGGTGGTGATTGCCGCATTACTGCTGTGGCTCCCCAAGTGATTCACCAGACACGCCCTAGGCGGCCGGAGGCCGGCACGCGCCCGCTTGTCGCACGGTGAACGCGGCCGGCGGCATCGGTAACCGCACCGGGCTGACCGATCCGGAGCCCACCAGCGCGGCGGGCGGACGCGTATACCGGTAACTTCACTCCGCAGCGTGTGAGCCGGGGCAAACTGCCCGGCTCACACGCTGTGTTTGTCCTGATTTGCCGGCTTTTTCGCGGAGGGTACCGCGGCAACGGCGGTGCCAGCGTCGCGATCCGCACCATGAGCACGGCATGCGGGATCGCGGCGGCAGGGGCGCTGTACAGCAGGGGCAGGGGAAAGGGGTCTCGCAATGATCCAGGATTGGTGGCGCGACTTCAAAGTCTTCGCGTTGCAGGGCAACGCCCTCGACCTGGCGATCGGCATCATCCTCGGCATCGCCTTCAAGGCCGTGATCGACTCGCTGGTCGGCGACGTGCTGATGAACCTGATCGGCGCGATCTTCGGCAAGCCGAACTTTGACAACCTGCTGTTCCACGTCGGCCAGGGCGAAATCAACTACGGCAAGACGATCACGGCGACGGTCAACTTCCTGATCATCGCTATCGTGTTGCTGGCGGTCGTGAAGCTGCTCGCACGGCTTCATATCGCGCAACTGCGGGCGCAGGGCACACGCGAGTGCCCGTACTGCCGCAGCTTCATTCCGGTCGATGCGAGCCGCTGCCTGTACTGCACCTCCACCGTCGAGCCGACGCTGGTCGAGGCCGAGTAGGGCTGCCGCCCTGCCGGCCCGCGCTATTGCCGCGCGTCGAATGCCTGGGCCTGCCGTCGTCCTCTACCGGGCTGCGTATACTGGATCCATAGCATGCGCATGCGGAGGCCGACGATGTCCGGCGCGCTCGCCTACCCACCCGCTTCCCCGTCAAGCGACGAACTGCACCGCGCCGCGGCCGCGCAACCGCCTGCCCCGCCCGCGGACGCGGACGTTGTCGAAGCCTACCTCGCACGCCTGGAGGCGACGCTCGCCGCCCGCGTCGATCAGCAGGTCGCCGCGCAGAGCGATGCCTCGGGCCAGGCACTGGTCCGGCTGCAAAGCGGGCTGACGAAGCGCATCG from Dehalococcoidia bacterium harbors:
- a CDS encoding IS5/IS1182 family transposase codes for the protein CCHNRLKQFRALATRYDKRGWNYRAMVVIAALLLWLPK
- the mscL gene encoding large conductance mechanosensitive channel protein MscL — protein: MIQDWWRDFKVFALQGNALDLAIGIILGIAFKAVIDSLVGDVLMNLIGAIFGKPNFDNLLFHVGQGEINYGKTITATVNFLIIAIVLLAVVKLLARLHIAQLRAQGTRECPYCRSFIPVDASRCLYCTSTVEPTLVEAE